In Capsicum annuum cultivar UCD-10X-F1 chromosome 11, UCD10Xv1.1, whole genome shotgun sequence, one genomic interval encodes:
- the LOC107846885 gene encoding ankyrin repeat-containing protein At5g02620-like, producing MEAPAAQPTTPRKKMTKQLTGKRDDSALHSAARAGNLVAIKSTIEETGEEELAELLIKQNSAGETPLYVAAEYGYYEVVREMIMYYDLVAAGIKARNGFDALHIAAKQGDLDVVKVLIEAHPELAMTVDVVNTTALHTAANQGHIEMVNYLLEQQSSLATIAKSNGKTSLHSSARNGHLQVLKALLTEEPGIATRMDNKGQTALHMAVKGQNLEIVEELTKADPSLVNMVDNKGNTPLHIAARKGRAEIVKLLLAQNETDAEVINKSHETALDTAEKMSQGETVAILQEYGVQSARVLKPQPTNPARELKQTVSDIKHEVHDQLKHTKQTRKRIQGITKRLHKMQREGLNNAINSSTVVAILIATIAFAGIFQVPGQYYMDKDKLPEGHVIGEANISNHPGFLVFFVFDSVALFISLSVVVVQTTVVVIQQGAKKKLMSIINKLLWIACVFVSVAYLALSFVVVGPRYRLMAYIVTALGAVIMLSTIAVMLYWVIKHRIESSNKKSMRKNSLVSKSMEFSDSALSDDNNEFKIYAL from the exons ATGGAGGCACCAGCAGCTCAGCCAACTACTCCCCGGAAAAAGATGACGAAACAATTAACAGGAAAACGCGATGATAGTGCTTTGCATTCAGCAGCTAGAGCTGGAAATCTTGTTGCAATAAAAAGTACTATCGAGGAAACGGGTGAGGAAGAATTGGCAGAGTTGTTGATAAAGCAAAATTCAGCTGGAGAGACCCCTTTATATGTTGCAGCTGAATATGGTTACTATGAGGTGGTTAGGGAGATGATCATGTACTATGATCTTGTTGCTGCTGGAATCAAAGCGAGGAACGGGTTTGATGCACTGCATATTGCTGCCAAACAAGGAGATTTGG ATGTGGTGAAGGTATTAATAGAAGCACATCCCGAGCTCGCAATGACTGTTGATGTTGTAAATACGACAGCTTTGCATACTGCAGCAAACCAAGGGCACATAGAGATGGTGAATTATCTCTTGGAGCAACAAAGCAGTTTGGCCACTATAGCTAAAAGTAATGGGAAAACATCGTTACATTCTTCTGCAAGAAATGGACATTTGCAGGTTTTGAAGGCTCTTTTGACTGAGGAGCCAGGGATTGCAACACGGATGGATAATAAGGGACAGACCGCACTTCACATGGCTGTCAAAGGACAAAATCTCGAGATTGTGGAGGAGCTCACTAAAGCTGATCCTTCATTAGTTAACATGGTTGACAATAAGGGAAACACACCATTGCATATTGCAGCTCGGAAAGGGAGGGCTGAG ATTGTTAAATTGCTGCTTGCACAGAATGAAACAGATGCGGAAGTTATCAATAAATCACATGAGACAGCTCTAGACACTGCTGAGAAAATGTCACAGGGTGAGACCGTAGCCATCCTGCAGGAATACGGGGTTCAGAGTGCCCGAGTCCTCAAGCCACAGCCAACGAATCCAGCAAGAGAGTTGAAGCAAACTGTTAGTGACATTAAGCACGAGGTGCATGATCAATTAAAGCACACAAAACAGACAAGAAAACGCATACAAGGCATAACCAAACGGCTGCACAAGATGCAACGGGAGGGCCTTAACAACGCGATCAACTCAAGCACAGTCGTAGCTATACTCATTGCCACGATTGCCTTTGCAGGAATATTCCAAGTGCCAGGTCAATACTATATGGATAAGGACAAACTCCCAGAGGGCCATGTAATTGGAGAAGCAAACATATCGAACCACCCTGGATTCCTCGTGTTCTTTGTCTTCGACTCAGTCGCGTTATTCATCTCACTATCAGTTGTGGTTGTCCAGACAACAGTGGTGGTGATACAGCAAGGAGcaaagaagaagttgatgtcAATCATAAACAAGCTACTGTGGATAGCATGTGTGTTTGTATCAGTTGCATACTTGGCTCTGTCATTTGTAGTCGTTGGCCCGCGTTATAGGCTGATGGCGTATATTGTGACAGCTCTCGGAGCAGTTATAATGCTTTCAACAATTGCAGTAATGTTATATTGGGTCATTAAGCATCGGATTGAGTCATCAAACAAGAAGAGCATGAGAAAGAACTCTCTGGTTAGCAAGTCTATGGAATTTTCTGATTCTGCCCTCTCTGATGACAACaatgaattcaaaatatatgCCTTATAA